A region of Candidatus Roizmanbacteria bacterium DNA encodes the following proteins:
- a CDS encoding RDD family protein, translating to MENQQLAGSGARFVSFLIDAIILGIVGALLGQTAESGALGMVVGAAYYIFFWVKQDGQTLGKKAMHIKVVRTDGKPMDWMTAGLRYIGYIVSGIPLLLGYIWILFDGKKQGWHDKIANTYVVKV from the coding sequence ATGGAAAACCAACAACTTGCTGGTTCGGGAGCCCGTTTCGTTTCTTTTCTTATTGATGCGATTATTCTCGGTATTGTCGGAGCCCTTCTCGGTCAGACAGCCGAATCAGGTGCTTTGGGTATGGTTGTTGGAGCTGCATACTATATCTTTTTCTGGGTCAAACAGGACGGCCAGACTCTGGGCAAGAAAGCAATGCATATCAAAGTAGTCCGGACTGACGGAAAACCGATGGACTGGATGACTGCAGGACTCCGATATATCGGATATATCGTCTCAGGTATTCCGCTCCTTCTCGGATATATCTGGATTCTGTTTGACGGCAAAAAGCAGGGATGGCATGACAAAATTGCCAATACATACGTCGTAAAAGTATAA
- the ppa gene encoding inorganic diphosphatase — translation MDLKKLKIGDNPPEVVNVVVEIPQGSLVKYELDKESGFIVADRFHYTAMPYPFNYGFIPNTLADDGDPVDVMVVSSQPLAVGIVISVRVIGMLEMEDEAGVDTKVIAVPTTKVDPFYAHIDDVADLDEPTQKKIKHFFDHYKELEPGKWVKTKAFLGKGEAFKEIEKCIKK, via the coding sequence ATGGATCTTAAAAAACTGAAAATCGGAGATAATCCGCCGGAAGTAGTAAATGTCGTCGTGGAAATCCCCCAAGGATCACTGGTAAAGTACGAACTTGACAAAGAATCCGGTTTTATTGTTGCGGACAGATTCCATTACACTGCAATGCCGTATCCTTTCAACTATGGTTTTATCCCGAATACTCTTGCTGATGACGGTGATCCGGTCGATGTCATGGTCGTATCATCCCAACCGCTTGCAGTGGGAATTGTCATCTCAGTACGGGTTATCGGTATGCTTGAGATGGAAGACGAAGCCGGTGTCGATACCAAAGTTATTGCCGTACCGACCACCAAAGTAGATCCGTTTTATGCACATATCGATGACGTGGCAGATCTTGACGAGCCTACTCAAAAGAAAATTAAACACTTTTTCGATCATTATAAAGAACTTGAACCGGGAAAATGGGTGAAAACGAAAGCATTCCTCGGTAAAGGAGAAGCCTTTAAAGAGATTGAGAAGTGTATTAAAAAATAA